A DNA window from Shewanella baltica contains the following coding sequences:
- a CDS encoding acyl-CoA dehydrogenase, whose protein sequence is MLTIIILALIAIVVLFAVKNIRMQFITRPVFSFFKKVLPPLSDTEREAMEAGDVWWEGELFRGNPNWNTLHSYGKPTLTAEEKDFIDNQVMTALTMIDDFDIVHNRKDLPPELWEYFKKEGFFALIIPKKFGGKAFSAYANSTIVSKLASRSVSAAVTVMVPNSLGPGELLTHYGTSEQKERWLPALAKGDEIPCFALTGPEAGSDAGAIPDVGIVCRDTFNGEEMLGLKLTWDKRYITLAPVATVLGLAFQMRDPEGLLGDKKNLGITCALIPTDHPGVVIGRRHNPLGMAFMNGTTQGKEVFIPLDWIIGGPEFAGKGWRMLVECLSAGRGISLPALATASGHMATKTTTAYSYVRHQFGMAIGQFEGVQEALARIIANTYQLEAARRLTTTGIDLKVKPSVVTAIAKYHMTELGRSVMNDAMDIQSGKGIQLGPKNYLGHPYMSNPISITVEGANILTRSLMIFGQGATRCHPYVLAEMEAAAMENQHEALERFDALLMGHMGYATRNAFSALFSALSGSRFGSAPVSGETKQYYKDMSRISSALALMTDLSMLIMGGDLKRKEMLSARMGDVLSQLYLGSATLKLFEDNGRQQDDLPAVRYVMANRLHLAAKALEDTIRNFPSRPVAWLLRGLIFPLGNHFNAPSDKMATDLVGGMLKPGPARDRITFLCPEFEGDKGGIAEVEQAFVAQYACKDIYKKLKKAQRAGELPAKVPNLVLFAKALETGVITADEEQKLQHADKLRLAAINVNDFEAL, encoded by the coding sequence ATGTTGACGATTATAATTCTTGCCCTGATAGCCATTGTCGTGTTGTTTGCGGTGAAAAATATCCGGATGCAGTTTATTACCCGCCCAGTTTTTAGTTTTTTCAAGAAGGTCTTGCCGCCACTTTCAGATACCGAGCGCGAAGCGATGGAAGCTGGTGATGTCTGGTGGGAAGGGGAGTTATTCCGCGGAAATCCTAACTGGAATACCTTGCACAGCTACGGTAAGCCGACGCTGACCGCTGAAGAAAAAGACTTTATCGATAATCAAGTCATGACAGCCCTGACGATGATCGATGATTTCGACATAGTGCATAACCGTAAAGATTTACCGCCAGAGTTGTGGGAATACTTTAAGAAAGAAGGCTTCTTCGCCCTGATTATTCCGAAGAAATTCGGTGGTAAAGCTTTCTCTGCCTATGCTAACTCTACCATTGTCAGCAAATTAGCCAGCCGCAGCGTAAGCGCTGCTGTGACTGTCATGGTACCGAACTCTTTAGGCCCTGGTGAGTTGTTGACCCACTATGGTACGAGCGAGCAGAAAGAGCGCTGGTTACCTGCTTTAGCTAAAGGCGATGAAATTCCTTGTTTTGCGTTAACCGGTCCAGAAGCGGGCAGTGATGCCGGCGCTATCCCAGATGTGGGTATTGTGTGCCGTGATACCTTTAATGGCGAAGAGATGCTCGGGCTAAAACTGACTTGGGATAAACGTTATATCACGCTGGCGCCAGTGGCGACGGTTCTGGGTTTAGCGTTCCAAATGCGCGATCCTGAAGGTCTGCTTGGTGATAAGAAAAACTTAGGCATTACCTGTGCGTTGATCCCAACGGATCATCCTGGTGTGGTGATTGGTCGTCGACATAATCCGCTGGGCATGGCGTTTATGAACGGTACTACTCAAGGCAAAGAAGTATTTATCCCGCTGGATTGGATTATCGGTGGCCCTGAATTTGCCGGTAAAGGCTGGCGTATGCTGGTTGAGTGTTTGTCGGCGGGCCGCGGTATTTCATTGCCAGCATTGGCAACGGCGTCAGGTCACATGGCGACAAAGACGACAACGGCTTACAGCTACGTGCGTCATCAGTTTGGTATGGCGATTGGCCAGTTTGAAGGAGTGCAAGAAGCGCTGGCACGTATTATTGCCAACACTTATCAGTTGGAAGCTGCGCGTCGTTTAACAACTACGGGTATCGATCTTAAAGTGAAACCTTCGGTTGTGACTGCCATTGCTAAGTACCATATGACTGAATTAGGCCGTTCTGTGATGAACGATGCGATGGATATTCAATCAGGTAAGGGCATTCAATTAGGACCTAAAAACTATTTAGGCCACCCTTATATGTCGAATCCAATTTCGATCACTGTGGAAGGCGCGAACATTCTAACCCGCTCCTTGATGATTTTTGGTCAAGGTGCGACTCGCTGCCATCCTTACGTGCTTGCCGAAATGGAAGCCGCAGCGATGGAAAACCAACATGAAGCCTTAGAGCGTTTTGATGCGCTATTAATGGGCCACATGGGTTATGCCACGCGTAATGCTTTCAGTGCGTTGTTTAGTGCCTTAAGTGGTAGCCGTTTTGGCAGTGCGCCAGTGAGCGGTGAAACTAAGCAGTACTATAAAGATATGTCGCGTATTTCGTCTGCGTTAGCCTTAATGACAGATTTATCCATGCTGATCATGGGCGGCGATTTAAAACGCAAAGAAATGCTGTCGGCACGTATGGGCGATGTGCTCAGCCAGTTGTATTTAGGCTCAGCAACCTTGAAGCTATTTGAAGACAATGGCCGTCAACAGGACGATTTACCAGCGGTACGTTACGTCATGGCCAATCGTTTGCACTTAGCGGCTAAAGCACTGGAAGACACGATCCGTAACTTCCCGAGCCGTCCTGTGGCATGGTTACTGCGCGGCTTAATCTTCCCGCTGGGTAATCACTTCAATGCGCCGAGCGATAAAATGGCGACCGATTTAGTCGGCGGCATGTTGAAGCCTGGCCCTGCTCGTGACCGTATTACCTTCCTATGTCCTGAATTTGAAGGAGATAAAGGCGGTATTGCAGAAGTTGAGCAAGCATTTGTTGCGCAATATGCCTGTAAAGATATTTATAAAAAGCTGAAGAAAGCGCAGCGTGCCGGTGAACTGCCAGCCAAAGTGCCTAATCTCGTCTTGTTTGCAAAAGCACTCGAGACAGGCGTTATCACTGCCGATGAAGAGCAGAAATTGCAGCATGCTGATAAGCTGCGCTTAGCGGCAATTAATGTGAATGATTTCGAAGCGTTATAG
- the smrA gene encoding DNA endonuclease SmrA: protein MLDDESALFFEEMAGVVPLKGEVPVVSFAPKALTTEQINRRDALQREAYLACMPLDLKAFVQQAPDEIVSFKREGVQGGVFKRLRMGQYSIKMVLDVHAYRLNQAREAVLNYLLAAQAHGERCVMLNHGKGYQSQPFAGLLKSAVCCWLSQLDMVLAYHSAKTEQGGTGALYVMLTKSEQLKLENREANRKGMGLR, encoded by the coding sequence ATGCTGGATGATGAATCAGCACTGTTTTTTGAGGAAATGGCCGGAGTTGTACCCCTGAAAGGTGAGGTGCCTGTGGTGAGTTTTGCGCCCAAAGCGTTAACGACGGAGCAGATCAATAGACGCGATGCCTTACAAAGGGAAGCTTATTTAGCGTGTATGCCGCTGGATTTGAAGGCGTTTGTGCAGCAAGCCCCGGATGAGATTGTCAGCTTTAAACGTGAAGGGGTACAAGGCGGCGTTTTTAAGCGCTTACGCATGGGGCAATACAGTATCAAGATGGTGCTCGATGTGCATGCCTATCGACTTAATCAAGCTCGCGAGGCCGTACTCAACTATTTACTGGCAGCGCAGGCGCACGGTGAGCGGTGTGTGATGTTGAACCACGGTAAAGGTTATCAGAGTCAACCCTTTGCTGGATTACTCAAATCCGCTGTGTGTTGTTGGTTATCACAACTGGATATGGTGCTGGCCTATCATTCGGCGAAAACTGAGCAGGGCGGCACTGGGGCGCTGTATGTGATGTTAACTAAGTCTGAACAGCTAAAGCTTGAAAACCGTGAAGCCAATCGTAAAGGCATGGGTTTGCGTTAG
- a CDS encoding YchJ family protein, producing the protein MTTTEQNCPCGSGKRYQDCCSPLHIHLDSGQVVARTPEQLMRSRYCAFMLKNFDYILKTHHPEYLNGLTLASLNTGPHPHWLGLEVLSSSETPTHSSQAASQAIAEPRHGTVTFKAWYKLEGEIDAIYERSEFIYQTGRWYYSQGQQMTAKLPGRNDACVCHSGKKIKQCCLKSL; encoded by the coding sequence ATGACGACAACTGAACAAAACTGCCCCTGTGGCAGTGGCAAACGCTATCAAGATTGCTGCTCTCCACTGCATATTCATCTGGATTCTGGGCAAGTCGTTGCGCGCACGCCCGAGCAACTCATGCGCTCACGCTACTGCGCATTTATGTTGAAAAATTTTGATTATATTTTAAAAACACATCATCCCGAGTACCTAAACGGCCTCACCCTAGCAAGTTTGAATACTGGCCCTCACCCACACTGGTTAGGACTAGAAGTACTCAGCAGCAGTGAAACACCCACCCACAGCTCACAAGCTGCGAGTCAAGCAATCGCTGAACCAAGACATGGCACAGTGACATTTAAGGCTTGGTACAAACTCGAAGGTGAAATTGATGCTATCTATGAGCGTTCAGAATTTATCTATCAAACGGGCCGCTGGTATTACAGCCAAGGCCAGCAAATGACGGCGAAGTTACCCGGCAGAAATGATGCTTGCGTTTGCCATAGCGGTAAAAAAATCAAACAATGCTGCTTAAAGTCTCTCTGA
- a CDS encoding TetR/AcrR family transcriptional regulator, producing the protein MASRSDTKTRILDAAEKLFAERGFSETSLRLITSKAEVNLASVNYHFGSKKELIRAVLARYLDVFMPAASNQINRLNAAPAQATLEEILSSLVDPLLDLNALRTEGTTIFLQLLGRGYIESQGHLRWFITTHYGQHLDAFVKAVSASAPHIPPAEMFWRLHFTLGTIVFTMASADALNDIAAAEFGEHNDIEAVIRKVIPYMAAGVSVPVSS; encoded by the coding sequence ATGGCAAGTCGATCCGATACAAAAACTAGAATACTTGATGCCGCAGAAAAACTGTTCGCCGAACGGGGCTTTTCTGAGACCTCGTTGCGACTCATCACCAGTAAGGCTGAGGTGAATTTAGCATCGGTCAATTATCACTTTGGTTCTAAAAAAGAGCTGATCCGTGCAGTATTAGCGCGTTATTTAGACGTGTTTATGCCTGCGGCTTCAAACCAAATTAATCGCTTAAATGCCGCGCCAGCACAAGCAACACTCGAAGAAATTTTGTCTTCGCTGGTCGATCCTTTATTGGATTTAAACGCGCTACGTACCGAAGGCACCACGATCTTCCTGCAGCTTTTAGGCCGTGGCTATATCGAAAGCCAAGGACATTTACGTTGGTTTATCACTACCCATTACGGCCAGCATCTCGATGCTTTTGTTAAAGCCGTGTCGGCCAGTGCGCCACATATTCCACCCGCTGAAATGTTTTGGCGTTTACACTTTACCTTAGGCACTATCGTATTCACTATGGCGTCCGCCGATGCCCTAAACGATATCGCTGCTGCTGAGTTTGGTGAGCATAACGACATCGAAGCCGTGATCCGTAAAGTGATCCCATACATGGCGGCTGGCGTATCAGTCCCCGTTTCTTCTTAA
- a CDS encoding DUF4440 domain-containing protein: protein MKFLPLVLMCLLSLPSLANPAKTHTKSTDDQLINANYPLFISAFNQLSPEVTREIYADDASYLSESQSKEIYYGRDNIVAIYKKFFDKIRAKKATIDVDFRITKRKIIGNGAIDTGYYLVRFYPAQETGEPVSEFAGKFAIGTEKVSATQWKVSLDTNNRAEPSYYLNAKPVPNLYYGRQFPPLPVGKKLP from the coding sequence ATGAAATTTTTGCCGCTAGTCCTGATGTGCCTATTGTCGCTGCCAAGCTTAGCCAATCCAGCTAAAACGCATACAAAATCCACAGATGATCAATTGATCAATGCTAATTATCCTCTATTTATTAGCGCTTTTAATCAATTATCCCCTGAAGTGACCCGTGAAATTTATGCCGATGATGCGAGCTACTTATCTGAGAGTCAAAGTAAAGAGATTTACTATGGACGAGATAATATCGTTGCGATTTACAAGAAATTTTTCGATAAAATCCGCGCTAAGAAAGCCACTATCGACGTGGATTTCCGCATTACTAAACGTAAAATTATCGGCAATGGTGCCATAGATACTGGCTATTATTTAGTTCGATTTTATCCCGCACAAGAAACGGGTGAACCTGTGAGTGAATTTGCAGGCAAATTTGCCATTGGTACAGAAAAGGTCTCAGCGACTCAGTGGAAAGTAAGTTTAGACACCAATAATCGTGCAGAACCTAGCTATTATCTAAATGCGAAACCTGTGCCTAACTTGTATTATGGCCGCCAGTTCCCGCCTTTGCCTGTCGGTAAAAAATTACCCTAA
- a CDS encoding putative bifunctional diguanylate cyclase/phosphodiesterase, with product MKRRQHQHLLESLVQSTAKQQGDFTKTAELATELLCQNLAVSLVSVWTFSADQQTQTLVAQFGSMMLQDIHRPKLLQACPRYVHELKTLRHIDAGNTLTDPRLSELAECYFIPRHINSSLDIAIRINGCLEGVLCIERAQFTPHWHDSEIHLACQMADQLALTLATKHSYDKEERLSLFRCATEQSRQISMLINLHTEKVEYVNQAHSEITGMPREQIIGANIRELAFFKQHAQLAEQTLAQIFRGEIAKGEAQFSRADGSRYWLTYVLSQFITDRGNHYALVSCEENTDEHNYKSELERLAWRCGLTGLHNRTHFNRVLERTNKGLLLLVDLVGFKRFNDTYGHENGDSLLIEIARRLKHFSEINKATEIARVGSDEFAVLLTDDNAVYDLDYFSTRLYQHLAMPILIGREQVEPKPALAVVDIASVASLFAPLTCADIAVQYAKKKKGTAIQVFNSTLLSAFKEDAQIERDLHSAIRGRQFELYYQPLRDLEQNTYIGAEALIRWHHPKRGVLFPASFIDIAEQSGMINSIGSWVLEAACRQLNLWQHHNADMTMHVNVSARQFFSGNLFEQVWQLLTRYRLKPKTLILEITETELMGDIRHATLLCQELAELGVGLAIDDFGTGYSSMRYLKQFPISKLKIDRSFISDLTVSRESREIVSAIIAMASALNISLTAEGVETLEQEAFLAKSFCHQAQGYLYSPALREPEFAQFILSAKSPSVLTH from the coding sequence GTGAAGCGACGTCAGCATCAGCATTTATTGGAGTCTTTGGTTCAGTCAACTGCAAAACAGCAGGGCGATTTCACCAAGACAGCAGAGTTAGCCACAGAGTTGTTGTGCCAGAATTTAGCGGTTTCTTTGGTGTCAGTGTGGACGTTTTCAGCTGATCAACAAACCCAAACACTCGTTGCACAATTTGGTTCTATGATGTTGCAAGACATTCATAGGCCTAAACTATTACAAGCTTGTCCCCGTTATGTGCACGAGCTTAAAACCCTGCGCCATATCGATGCTGGCAATACGCTGACCGATCCCCGTTTAAGTGAATTGGCAGAGTGCTACTTTATCCCGCGGCACATCAATTCGAGTCTCGACATCGCCATTCGCATCAATGGTTGTCTGGAAGGTGTGCTCTGCATCGAGCGGGCGCAATTCACCCCTCACTGGCACGACAGCGAAATCCACCTCGCGTGCCAGATGGCCGACCAATTAGCTCTGACCTTAGCGACAAAACATAGCTACGACAAAGAAGAAAGACTGAGCTTGTTTCGCTGTGCGACTGAGCAGTCTCGGCAGATCAGTATGCTCATAAATTTGCATACTGAAAAAGTCGAGTATGTGAATCAGGCGCACAGTGAAATCACTGGCATGCCCCGTGAGCAGATAATCGGCGCAAATATCCGTGAATTGGCTTTTTTTAAGCAGCATGCCCAATTAGCCGAGCAAACCCTAGCGCAGATTTTTAGGGGCGAAATTGCCAAAGGCGAAGCGCAGTTTAGCCGTGCCGATGGTAGTCGTTATTGGCTGACATATGTGCTGAGTCAATTTATTACCGATCGCGGCAATCATTATGCCTTGGTCTCGTGTGAGGAAAATACCGATGAGCACAACTACAAATCAGAGCTTGAACGCCTCGCTTGGCGCTGTGGATTAACGGGGCTACATAACCGTACCCACTTTAATCGAGTGCTTGAACGTACCAATAAGGGACTGTTGTTATTAGTCGATCTGGTTGGATTTAAACGGTTTAACGATACCTATGGGCATGAGAATGGCGATAGCTTATTGATTGAAATCGCCCGCCGTTTGAAACATTTCTCCGAGATCAATAAAGCCACCGAAATTGCCCGTGTCGGCAGCGATGAATTTGCCGTGCTGCTGACCGATGATAACGCGGTATACGATCTCGATTATTTTAGTACGCGTCTGTATCAGCATCTGGCTATGCCTATCTTAATCGGTCGCGAACAAGTCGAGCCTAAGCCTGCCTTAGCTGTGGTTGATATCGCCTCGGTGGCGAGTTTGTTTGCTCCGTTAACCTGTGCCGATATTGCTGTTCAGTATGCTAAAAAGAAAAAAGGCACAGCAATCCAAGTGTTTAACAGCACTTTATTGAGTGCTTTTAAAGAAGATGCACAGATAGAGCGCGATTTACACAGTGCCATCCGTGGTCGTCAGTTTGAGCTTTATTATCAGCCACTGAGGGATTTGGAGCAGAATACCTATATTGGCGCTGAAGCTTTAATCCGTTGGCACCATCCTAAAAGAGGCGTGTTATTTCCCGCATCTTTTATCGACATTGCCGAGCAATCGGGGATGATTAATTCCATTGGCAGCTGGGTGTTAGAGGCTGCATGTCGCCAGTTAAACCTATGGCAACACCATAATGCGGACATGACGATGCACGTGAATGTGTCGGCCCGTCAGTTTTTCAGTGGCAATTTATTCGAGCAGGTGTGGCAGCTATTAACTCGTTATCGATTGAAACCTAAGACGTTAATTTTAGAGATCACTGAAACTGAGTTGATGGGCGACATTCGCCACGCGACCTTGTTATGTCAAGAATTAGCGGAATTAGGCGTAGGACTTGCGATTGACGATTTTGGCACGGGTTATAGCTCAATGCGGTATTTAAAGCAGTTCCCGATCAGTAAACTTAAGATTGATCGGTCGTTTATTTCAGATCTGACTGTGAGCCGCGAAAGCCGCGAAATTGTCTCAGCCATTATCGCAATGGCGAGTGCTTTGAATATCTCTTTGACGGCAGAAGGGGTTGAAACCCTTGAACAAGAAGCCTTTTTAGCGAAGAGTTTTTGCCATCAGGCGCAGGGCTATCTCTACAGCCCCGCATTGCGGGAGCCTGAGTTTGCACAATTTATTTTGTCGGCCAAAAGCCCTTCGGTCTTGACCCACTAG
- a CDS encoding M2 family metallopeptidase: MVISLNRRSKIALIVALTLGLTACNDAQSKTDKPASTEAAVINTAPDKAQAIAFINDAEAKMAELSIESNRAEWIYSNFITDDTAALSAAVGEKVSAASVKFATEAAKYANVQLDPVNARKLNILRSALVLPAPLDPAKNAELAQISSELNGLYGKGKYCFADGKCMTQPELSSLMAESRDPATLLEAWKGWREIAKPMRPLFQREVELANEGAKDLGYANLSELWRSQYDMKPDDFSQELDRLWGQVKPLYESLHCYVRGELNKEYGDSIAPTTGPIPAHLLGNMWAQQWGNVYDLVAPDNADPGYDVTELLAKNGYDEHKMVKQAEGFITSLGFAPLPESFWARSLFVQPKDRDVVCHASAWDLDNLDDIRIKMCIQKTAEDFSVIHHELGHNFYQRAYKQQPFLFKNSANDGFHEAIGDTIALSITPSYLKQIGLLDEVPDASKDIGLLLKQALDKIAFLPFGLMIDQWRWKVFSGEITPAQYNQAWWDLREKYQGVKAPTKRSEADFDPGAKYHVPGSVPYTRYFLAHILQFQFHQALCETAGDKGPVHRCSIYGNQAAGEKLNKMLELGLSKPWPEALKEVTGKEVMDAKAVLDYFAPLKTWLDEQNTAANRQCGW, encoded by the coding sequence ATGGTTATTTCATTAAATCGTCGCAGTAAAATCGCCCTCATAGTCGCCTTAACGCTGGGATTAACGGCCTGTAATGATGCACAAAGCAAAACCGACAAGCCCGCTAGCACTGAAGCGGCTGTCATCAATACCGCGCCAGATAAAGCACAAGCCATTGCTTTTATTAACGATGCTGAAGCCAAAATGGCTGAATTATCGATTGAATCTAATCGCGCCGAGTGGATTTACAGTAACTTTATTACCGATGATACCGCGGCCCTGTCTGCGGCAGTCGGTGAAAAGGTCAGCGCAGCGTCGGTGAAATTTGCAACAGAGGCGGCTAAGTACGCCAATGTGCAACTCGATCCCGTTAATGCCCGTAAGCTTAATATTCTACGCAGTGCGTTAGTATTGCCCGCCCCGCTCGATCCTGCGAAAAATGCCGAGCTTGCGCAAATTAGCTCAGAATTAAATGGCTTATACGGCAAAGGAAAGTACTGTTTTGCCGACGGTAAGTGTATGACCCAGCCTGAGCTATCGAGCTTGATGGCCGAATCACGGGATCCCGCAACCTTACTAGAAGCGTGGAAAGGCTGGCGTGAAATTGCCAAACCCATGCGTCCCTTGTTTCAACGTGAAGTGGAACTGGCCAATGAAGGCGCGAAGGATCTTGGTTATGCAAACCTGTCTGAGCTATGGCGTAGTCAATATGATATGAAACCCGATGATTTTTCACAGGAACTCGATCGTCTTTGGGGCCAAGTGAAACCCCTTTATGAATCATTACACTGTTACGTACGCGGTGAACTCAATAAAGAATACGGCGATAGCATCGCACCAACCACAGGACCGATCCCGGCACATTTACTCGGCAATATGTGGGCCCAGCAATGGGGAAATGTGTATGATTTAGTCGCCCCAGACAATGCCGACCCGGGTTACGATGTCACTGAGCTACTGGCAAAAAATGGCTATGACGAGCATAAAATGGTGAAACAAGCCGAAGGCTTCATCACATCACTAGGATTTGCGCCATTGCCAGAAAGTTTTTGGGCACGTTCTCTATTCGTTCAGCCAAAGGATCGTGATGTGGTTTGCCACGCCTCGGCATGGGATCTCGATAATCTCGACGATATTCGTATAAAAATGTGTATCCAAAAGACCGCCGAAGATTTTAGCGTGATCCACCACGAACTTGGACATAACTTCTATCAACGCGCTTATAAACAGCAACCATTCCTGTTTAAAAACAGCGCCAACGATGGTTTCCATGAAGCGATTGGTGACACGATTGCGTTGTCGATCACCCCAAGCTACTTAAAACAGATTGGCTTATTAGATGAAGTACCTGATGCCTCTAAGGACATTGGCCTCTTACTGAAGCAAGCTTTAGATAAAATCGCCTTCTTGCCCTTTGGTCTGATGATAGATCAGTGGCGCTGGAAAGTGTTTAGCGGCGAAATCACACCTGCCCAATATAACCAAGCATGGTGGGATCTCAGGGAAAAATACCAAGGCGTAAAAGCACCGACGAAGCGCAGCGAAGCTGACTTTGATCCGGGCGCTAAATACCATGTGCCAGGCAGTGTGCCCTACACCCGTTACTTCCTCGCGCATATTCTGCAATTCCAGTTCCATCAAGCGCTATGTGAAACTGCGGGCGATAAAGGTCCGGTTCATAGATGCAGTATCTATGGCAATCAAGCTGCGGGAGAGAAACTCAATAAGATGCTCGAGTTAGGTTTAAGTAAGCCATGGCCTGAAGCATTGAAAGAAGTCACAGGCAAAGAAGTTATGGATGCCAAAGCTGTGCTCGATTACTTCGCGCCACTTAAAACATGGTTAGATGAGCAAAATACCGCCGCAAATCGCCAATGTGGTTGGTAA
- the pyk gene encoding pyruvate kinase — protein sequence MFRRTKIVTTLGPATDRDDNLRRIIAAGANVVRLNFSHGSPEDHLKRATQAREIAKELGVHVAILGDLQGPKIRVSTFKDNKKVQLVLGQAYVLDAELAKGEGDETQVGIDYKQLPDDVTVGDILMLDDGRVQLRVERVEGRKVHTTVTVAGPLSNNKGINKQGGGLSAAALTEKDKADILTAALIQVDYLAVSFPRSGADLDYARDLARQAGCNALIVAKVERAEAVATDAAMDDVILASDVVMVARGDLGVEIGDAALVAVQKKLIARSRQLNKVVITATQMMESMISSPMPTRAEVMDVANAVLDGTDAVMLSAETAAGDFPEETVKAMANVCVGAESHPSVIVSKHRLDVRFTSVEETIALSTMYAANHLEGVKAIIALTESGATPQLMSRISSALPILGLSRHATTLAKMALYRGVLPIYFDSTIHPADELAQKALEALTAAGYLNSGDMVLMTKGDAMETIGGTNTCKVLIVA from the coding sequence ATGTTCCGCAGAACCAAAATCGTCACCACTCTAGGTCCCGCTACCGATCGTGATGATAATCTACGCCGCATCATCGCGGCAGGTGCAAACGTTGTACGTCTTAATTTCTCCCACGGTTCCCCAGAAGATCACTTAAAACGAGCCACTCAAGCGCGCGAAATCGCTAAAGAGTTGGGCGTTCATGTGGCTATTTTGGGTGACTTACAAGGCCCTAAAATCCGCGTTTCTACTTTCAAAGACAATAAGAAAGTGCAACTGGTGTTAGGTCAAGCCTACGTGCTTGATGCCGAGTTAGCAAAAGGTGAAGGCGACGAGACCCAAGTGGGTATCGATTACAAGCAATTGCCTGACGATGTGACTGTTGGCGATATCTTGATGTTAGATGATGGCCGTGTTCAATTACGTGTTGAGCGTGTTGAAGGCCGTAAAGTGCACACCACAGTGACTGTGGCTGGCCCTTTATCTAACAACAAAGGTATTAACAAGCAAGGCGGCGGACTTTCTGCTGCAGCGCTGACCGAAAAAGACAAAGCTGACATTCTGACTGCGGCATTGATCCAAGTGGATTATTTAGCCGTCTCGTTCCCACGCAGTGGTGCTGATTTAGATTACGCCCGTGATCTTGCCCGTCAAGCCGGTTGTAACGCCTTGATCGTGGCTAAAGTTGAACGCGCTGAAGCCGTTGCGACCGATGCGGCTATGGATGATGTGATCTTAGCATCTGACGTTGTCATGGTTGCCCGTGGTGACTTAGGTGTTGAAATTGGTGATGCTGCACTCGTTGCAGTGCAGAAGAAGTTAATCGCCCGTTCACGCCAACTGAACAAAGTCGTCATCACGGCCACTCAGATGATGGAATCGATGATTTCAAGCCCAATGCCAACCCGCGCCGAAGTGATGGACGTGGCAAACGCAGTGCTTGATGGTACCGATGCTGTGATGTTATCAGCTGAAACCGCTGCCGGTGACTTCCCAGAAGAAACCGTTAAGGCAATGGCAAACGTCTGTGTTGGCGCAGAGTCTCACCCAAGTGTGATTGTGTCTAAGCATAGATTAGATGTGCGTTTCACTTCAGTTGAAGAAACGATTGCACTATCGACTATGTATGCCGCTAACCACCTTGAAGGCGTTAAGGCAATTATTGCTTTGACTGAATCGGGTGCGACACCACAATTGATGTCACGCATCAGTTCTGCACTGCCGATCTTAGGTTTATCACGTCACGCGACAACGCTGGCTAAAATGGCTTTGTACCGCGGCGTGTTACCAATCTACTTCGATTCAACTATCCACCCAGCTGATGAGCTAGCGCAAAAAGCGTTAGAAGCATTAACAGCTGCAGGTTATTTGAACAGCGGTGATATGGTGCTGATGACCAAAGGCGATGCAATGGAAACGATTGGCGGCACTAACACCTGTAAAGTGTTGATCGTTGCTTAA
- a CDS encoding DUF406 family protein, with translation MKGIIEAQNPAVNDTCTDCGSFVDIGAVIDEHDTLLTLNFVGDSAQTDAESMASRAQARFAEVQTEFVTTAAGIDLLLTFGVSAEKMIFQLENGL, from the coding sequence ATGAAAGGCATAATAGAAGCACAGAATCCGGCAGTGAATGACACTTGCACCGATTGTGGCAGTTTTGTCGATATCGGCGCCGTCATTGATGAACACGATACCTTATTGACGTTAAATTTTGTTGGCGATAGCGCGCAAACAGATGCAGAAAGTATGGCGAGCCGTGCCCAAGCTCGATTTGCTGAAGTACAAACTGAGTTTGTGACCACGGCGGCGGGTATCGATTTACTGCTGACCTTTGGTGTGAGCGCCGAGAAAATGATTTTCCAATTGGAAAACGGTTTATAA